The proteins below come from a single Paraburkholderia flagellata genomic window:
- a CDS encoding sensor histidine kinase codes for MSTSQNRTERTARLCAEAALFMRDHVLSRVSHDLRSPLNAIHSWAYVLERKIDNSDAAAQRALGGIRTGVEQQVQLLETLVDTTRAETRKLRIERSPFSVAALTGEAVDDARTALGDARGVTFVVQDTTGAATLDGDRERIAQALWLMLVFAAETSAQGASVTLAASASAGAAHLEVKWHATRQALTDEALAHVLEPFARAQATQQQEVGRYAWVLALCQRVAEAHGGRFEAPALVGEGEDMALVLNVPLKGA; via the coding sequence GTGTCGACTTCGCAAAACCGAACCGAGCGCACCGCGCGCCTGTGCGCCGAAGCAGCGCTTTTCATGCGCGACCACGTGCTCTCGCGCGTCTCGCATGATCTGCGCAGCCCGCTCAATGCAATCCATAGCTGGGCTTACGTGCTCGAGCGCAAGATCGACAACAGCGACGCCGCCGCGCAACGCGCGCTGGGCGGCATTCGCACGGGCGTGGAGCAGCAGGTGCAGCTGCTGGAAACGCTCGTCGATACCACGCGCGCCGAAACGCGCAAGCTGCGTATCGAGCGCTCGCCGTTCTCCGTCGCGGCGCTGACCGGCGAGGCCGTGGATGATGCGCGCACCGCGCTCGGCGATGCGCGCGGCGTGACGTTCGTGGTGCAGGACACGACAGGCGCGGCGACGCTCGACGGCGACCGCGAACGCATTGCACAGGCGCTGTGGCTGATGCTGGTGTTCGCGGCGGAAACGAGCGCGCAGGGCGCAAGTGTGACGCTCGCGGCGAGCGCGAGCGCCGGCGCCGCCCACCTGGAAGTGAAATGGCACGCTACCCGGCAGGCGCTCACCGACGAAGCGCTTGCGCATGTGCTGGAACCGTTCGCGCGCGCCCAGGCGACCCAGCAGCAGGAAGTGGGGCGCTACGCCTGGGTGCTGGCACTGTGCCAGCGCGTGGCCGAAGCGCATGGCGGACGCTTCGAGGCGCCGGCTCTCGTGGGCGAGGGCGAGGACATGGCGCTTGTGTTGAATGTGCCGCTGAAGGGCGCGTGA
- a CDS encoding MOSC domain-containing protein, with protein MPIVRALFVYPVKSCGAIALDDAQLGLKGIEWDRHWMVADANGRLVTQRQYAAMARIVPTFVEDGVRLTMEGMSEALHLPFAPRGGEARVPASVWDDDFEALDEGDHAAQWFTQAIGVPVRLLRFAHDVTRLASQKWTNGDDAPTQFADGFPLLVTSEASLVELNERLAAKGAPPVPMTRFRPNIVVGDVGDAFEEDFIDTLAIESASGGEEIVLRFVKPCARCPITTIDQLTGERDAQWPTEPLDTLAVFRADPRVDGGLTFGQNAMVVTGAGKHVAVGARAQWEYRFDE; from the coding sequence ATGCCCATTGTTCGTGCGTTGTTTGTCTACCCCGTGAAGTCGTGCGGCGCGATCGCGCTCGACGACGCGCAGCTCGGCCTGAAGGGCATCGAGTGGGACCGCCACTGGATGGTCGCCGACGCAAACGGGCGGCTCGTCACGCAGCGCCAATACGCGGCGATGGCGCGCATCGTGCCCACGTTCGTCGAAGATGGTGTGCGTCTCACCATGGAAGGCATGAGCGAAGCGCTCCATCTGCCGTTCGCGCCGCGCGGCGGCGAGGCGCGCGTGCCGGCCTCGGTCTGGGACGATGACTTCGAGGCGCTCGACGAGGGCGATCACGCGGCGCAATGGTTCACGCAGGCGATTGGCGTGCCGGTGCGCCTGCTGCGCTTCGCGCATGACGTGACGCGTCTTGCGAGCCAGAAGTGGACGAACGGCGACGATGCGCCCACCCAATTCGCCGACGGCTTTCCGCTTCTCGTCACGAGCGAGGCGTCGCTCGTGGAACTCAACGAGCGCCTCGCGGCGAAGGGCGCGCCGCCCGTGCCGATGACGCGCTTTCGTCCGAACATCGTCGTCGGCGATGTCGGCGACGCATTCGAGGAAGATTTCATCGACACGCTCGCCATCGAATCCGCTTCAGGCGGCGAAGAAATCGTGCTGCGCTTCGTGAAGCCCTGCGCGCGCTGCCCGATCACGACGATCGATCAGCTGACGGGCGAGCGCGACGCGCAATGGCCCACGGAACCGCTCGATACGCTCGCGGTGTTCCGCGCCGATCCGCGCGTGGACGGCGGCCTCACGTTCGGCCAGAACGCGATGGTGGTGACGGGAGCGGGCAAGCACGTGGCGGTGGGCGCACGCGCGCAGTGGGAATACCGCTTCGACGAATGA
- a CDS encoding FKBP-type peptidyl-prolyl cis-trans isomerase codes for MSIVTTESGLKYEDLTEGTGAEAKAGQTVSVHYTGWLTDGQKFDSSKDRNEPFAFVLGGGMVIKGWDEGVQGMKVGGVRKLTIPPQLGYGVRGAGGVIPPNATLVFEVELLDV; via the coding sequence ATGTCTATCGTGACCACCGAATCCGGCCTCAAGTACGAGGACCTGACCGAAGGCACCGGCGCCGAAGCCAAGGCTGGCCAGACCGTCAGCGTGCACTACACCGGCTGGCTGACGGACGGCCAGAAGTTCGATTCGAGCAAAGACCGCAACGAGCCGTTCGCCTTCGTGCTGGGCGGCGGCATGGTCATCAAGGGCTGGGACGAAGGCGTGCAGGGCATGAAGGTGGGCGGCGTGCGCAAGCTGACGATTCCGCCGCAACTGGGCTACGGCGTGCGCGGCGCGGGCGGCGTGATTCCGCCGAACGCGACGCTCGTGTTCGAAGTCGAGCTGCTCGACGTCTGA
- the treY gene encoding malto-oligosyltrehalose synthase: MTYPRAALRLQLHHGFTFDDALAQLDYFAALGVSHLYLSPVTTAQPGSMHGYDTVDYSTVSAELGGEGALRRFAAKVHERGMGIIADFVPNHMGVGGAHNAWWLDILEWGRHSAYARHFDVDWHSPDPALRGKVLMPFLGAQYGEELAAGRIELKFDPDAARFYVQYGPHVCPICPADYATLLQSANRADLNTLAGPFQGLTTQPDDQARAAAGRDALRAFVERAGTDPIDFVLESYSSDDPVPRDRLHRLLERQHFRLAWWRTATDEINWRRFFDITALAGVRVERHDVFEAVHKLVFRLYADGVIDGLRIDHIDGLADPREYCERLRQRLAALRATPPFIVVEKILAQGETLRDDWPVQGTTGYDFMNDVGAFLHDPAGAAPLAEAWAAISGDDRPFAAYALDARREMLAAYLPAELDHATRALHRIARELPGTRDTTYASVHRVAAHLAMYFPIYRIYPVNGMRTALDNRYFDVALEAARRSLPRASFTALDLVDGWLGGRAPEPAANNASGGSGSSGGGGARTPRAAPASTSANASAGNSQANTPLSHALIAQRTALALFSQLTAPLAAKATEDTALYRYGRLLSRNEVGADPDDFARTPHDFHAANRLRQRRPYGLLATATHDHKRGEDVRARLAVLSEIALDWSNTLRAWSTLNQTHRRNDATGGAAWSPGPTAEAMLYQTLVGCWPPELDPGDEAGVHALAERVSKWLLKALREAKLRTNWLSPDETYESECQAFLFDILAPQRRDGFLQALAGFVARVAPVGALNTLLQTVLRLTSPGVPDLYQGTELWDFSLVDPDNRRPVDYAARAAALDDQAPAAKLKDWRNAHVKLATVHRLLALRAKMPELLREGEYLPLTVSGAQASHVIAFARHHGNAWAVVIGTRLAAGLLEGDTPLVAPARWEDTTVELPKGCAQATLHDWLSDATHTVREGGTLALRDILSAMPVAVLSTLTRS, encoded by the coding sequence ATGACATACCCTCGCGCAGCGCTGCGCCTGCAGCTCCATCACGGCTTCACCTTCGACGACGCGCTCGCGCAGCTCGACTACTTCGCCGCGCTCGGCGTGAGCCATCTCTATCTTTCGCCGGTCACGACCGCGCAGCCCGGATCGATGCACGGCTACGACACCGTGGACTACAGCACGGTGAGCGCGGAGCTGGGCGGCGAAGGCGCGTTGCGCCGCTTCGCCGCGAAAGTGCACGAGCGCGGCATGGGCATCATCGCCGACTTCGTGCCGAATCACATGGGCGTGGGCGGCGCTCACAACGCCTGGTGGCTCGACATCCTCGAATGGGGGCGTCACAGCGCGTATGCGCGCCACTTCGACGTGGACTGGCACTCGCCCGACCCCGCCCTGCGCGGTAAGGTGCTGATGCCGTTTCTCGGCGCACAGTACGGCGAAGAACTCGCGGCCGGGCGTATCGAACTGAAGTTCGACCCCGACGCCGCGCGTTTTTACGTGCAATACGGGCCGCACGTGTGCCCGATCTGTCCGGCGGATTATGCAACGCTGCTGCAGTCCGCAAACCGCGCCGATCTCAACACGCTCGCTGGGCCGTTCCAGGGCCTCACGACCCAGCCCGACGATCAGGCGCGCGCCGCCGCCGGGCGCGACGCGCTGCGCGCGTTTGTCGAGCGGGCTGGCACGGACCCCATCGATTTCGTTCTGGAATCCTATTCAAGTGACGACCCCGTGCCGCGCGACCGGCTGCACCGCCTGCTGGAGCGCCAGCACTTCCGGCTCGCCTGGTGGCGCACCGCCACCGACGAGATCAACTGGCGGCGCTTCTTCGACATTACGGCGCTCGCTGGCGTGCGTGTGGAACGCCACGACGTGTTCGAGGCCGTCCACAAGCTCGTGTTTCGCCTCTACGCCGACGGCGTGATCGACGGCCTGCGCATCGACCATATCGACGGGCTCGCAGACCCGCGCGAGTACTGCGAACGCCTGCGGCAACGGCTCGCCGCGCTGCGCGCCACGCCGCCCTTCATCGTGGTCGAGAAGATCCTTGCGCAAGGCGAAACGCTGCGCGACGACTGGCCCGTGCAAGGCACCACTGGCTACGATTTCATGAACGACGTGGGTGCGTTTCTGCACGATCCCGCGGGCGCCGCGCCGCTCGCCGAAGCGTGGGCCGCCATTTCCGGCGACGACCGTCCATTCGCGGCCTACGCGCTCGATGCGCGCCGCGAGATGCTGGCCGCCTATCTCCCCGCGGAGCTTGACCATGCGACGCGCGCGCTGCACCGCATCGCGCGCGAACTCCCGGGCACGCGCGACACCACCTATGCGTCGGTGCATCGCGTGGCCGCGCATCTGGCCATGTACTTCCCGATCTATCGGATCTATCCGGTGAACGGCATGCGCACCGCACTCGACAACCGCTATTTCGACGTTGCGCTCGAAGCCGCGCGGCGCTCGCTGCCGCGCGCGAGCTTCACGGCGCTGGATCTCGTCGATGGCTGGCTAGGCGGCCGCGCTCCCGAACCGGCCGCGAACAACGCCAGTGGCGGCAGCGGCAGTAGTGGTGGCGGCGGCGCCAGGACACCACGCGCGGCGCCAGCCAGCACGAGTGCGAACGCGAGTGCGGGCAACAGCCAGGCGAATACGCCGCTCAGCCACGCGCTCATTGCACAACGCACGGCGCTCGCGCTGTTCTCGCAACTCACCGCGCCGCTCGCGGCAAAGGCCACGGAAGACACCGCGCTCTATCGCTACGGACGCCTGCTCTCGCGTAACGAGGTGGGCGCGGACCCCGACGATTTCGCGCGCACGCCACACGACTTCCATGCGGCGAACCGGCTGCGCCAGCGCCGGCCTTATGGGCTGCTCGCCACGGCAACGCACGACCACAAGCGCGGCGAGGACGTGCGCGCACGGCTCGCCGTACTGAGCGAGATCGCGCTCGATTGGAGCAATACGCTGCGCGCCTGGTCGACGCTGAACCAGACGCATCGCCGTAATGATGCGACGGGCGGCGCGGCGTGGTCGCCGGGGCCCACCGCCGAGGCGATGCTCTATCAAACGCTCGTGGGCTGCTGGCCACCCGAACTGGACCCCGGCGACGAAGCGGGCGTGCATGCGCTAGCGGAGCGCGTCTCGAAGTGGCTGCTCAAAGCGTTGCGCGAAGCGAAGCTACGCACGAACTGGCTCTCGCCCGACGAAACCTATGAATCGGAGTGCCAGGCATTTCTCTTCGATATCCTCGCGCCGCAACGGCGCGACGGCTTCTTGCAGGCGCTTGCCGGGTTCGTCGCGCGCGTGGCGCCCGTTGGCGCGCTCAATACGCTGCTGCAAACGGTGCTGCGGCTCACCTCCCCGGGCGTGCCCGATCTTTATCAGGGCACCGAACTATGGGATTTCAGCCTCGTCGATCCGGATAACCGGCGGCCTGTCGATTACGCCGCCCGCGCGGCCGCGCTCGACGATCAAGCGCCCGCCGCGAAGCTGAAGGACTGGCGCAACGCACACGTGAAGCTGGCCACGGTGCACCGCCTGCTCGCGCTGCGAGCGAAAATGCCGGAACTGCTGCGCGAGGGCGAGTATCTGCCGCTCACGGTGAGTGGCGCGCAGGCTTCCCATGTGATCGCATTTGCCCGCCATCATGGCAATGCGTGGGCCGTCGTGATCGGCACGCGCCTCGCAGCGGGGCTGCTGGAGGGCGACACGCCGCTCGTCGCGCCCGCGCGCTGGGAAGATACGACGGTTGAATTACCCAAGGGCTGCGCGCAAGCCACGCTGCACGACTGGCTCAGCGACGCAACGCACACGGTGCGCGAAGGCGGCACGCTCGCCCTGCGCGACATTCTGAGCGCGATGCCAGTGGCCGTGCTCTCGACCCTCACGCGTAGCTAA
- a CDS encoding AraC family transcriptional regulator yields MNPHHHAPVTAPGVELRRYGAIEETDLHDFHQIVLGLDGEMEMTVNGHGERIDSCSAWLIPAGARHDYVGIGDNRQLVLDLPAATLAVPERLFDTARAVRLDPALTQLVSQIAQRAAAAAPPRDSADLRARRFHWDASARLCAAFIAQTGVAAGAQFSAAGGLDFARIDRWLRAHLAQPLRIADLAAHCGFGMRRFHQLFIEAFGETPHRYLQRLRLDTALTLLADPRTSLTDIALEVGFGDQSAFTHAFTRRFGLAPGQWRALPSH; encoded by the coding sequence ATGAATCCGCATCATCACGCTCCCGTCACCGCGCCCGGCGTCGAATTGCGCCGCTACGGCGCGATCGAGGAAACCGATCTGCACGATTTTCACCAGATCGTGCTCGGTCTCGACGGCGAGATGGAGATGACCGTGAACGGTCATGGCGAGCGCATCGACAGTTGTTCCGCCTGGCTCATTCCGGCAGGCGCGCGACACGACTACGTGGGCATTGGCGATAACCGCCAGCTCGTGCTCGACCTGCCTGCGGCCACGCTCGCGGTGCCCGAACGGCTTTTCGACACGGCGCGCGCCGTGCGCCTCGACCCCGCGCTCACGCAGCTCGTGAGCCAGATCGCGCAGCGCGCCGCAGCAGCCGCGCCGCCTCGCGACAGCGCCGACCTGCGCGCGCGACGCTTTCACTGGGACGCCTCGGCGCGCCTGTGCGCGGCATTCATCGCCCAAACCGGTGTGGCCGCTGGCGCGCAATTCAGTGCGGCGGGCGGGTTGGACTTTGCCCGTATCGACCGGTGGCTGCGCGCGCACCTTGCCCAGCCGCTGCGCATTGCCGATCTCGCCGCGCATTGCGGCTTCGGCATGCGGCGCTTTCATCAGCTTTTTATCGAAGCGTTCGGCGAAACGCCACATCGCTATTTGCAGCGGCTGCGGCTCGACACCGCGCTCACCCTGCTCGCCGACCCGCGCACCTCGCTCACCGACATCGCGCTCGAAGTGGGCTTCGGCGACCAGAGCGCGTTCACGCACGCGTTCACGCGCCGCTTCGGGCTCGCGCCCGGCCAGTGGCGCGCGCTGCCGTCGCACTGA
- the malQ gene encoding 4-alpha-glucanotransferase, which translates to MSTARRSETLATLAARAGFEVEWTDAHGAVQRVPDSTLAALLECAGLPCANAAQIRQSSSALNAEQSARRLPPLITAEYDSAIELPPSAVRAGSHYRIDLESGEHIEGRFTSPRGESALLAPLAEPGYHTLTVNDHRLTIAVAPQHCHTVADAWRARHGDSGAVPPLWGLAAQLYGLRRKGDGGIGDYTALAALAAESARRGAQALAVSPTHAMFSAEPGHFSPYSPSSRLWVNVAHIDPAAVFGAAAAHDASVAANAGDAWRELEAAPLVDWQRALPLKLKVLRALFERFDTDERASGSPRAAAFAAFCAQGGEALEDHARFEALQEAMLHGPGGERHWRDWPEPLRDPRSADVATFVQEHRREVDFHCFLQWLAAEGLSSAQRSAREAGMAIGLVADLAVGCDGAGSHAWSLPQDMLQRVSVGAPPDIFNQAGQSWGLTTFSPRAMHTNGFRAFIDMLRAAFAHAGGVRIDHILGLRRLWLVPEGESARHGAYLRYPFDDLVRLIALESWRHRAIVIGEDLGTVPPGLRERLAAHGLYGIRVLWFERDGNGFLAPGRWDPHGVATTTTHDLPTVAGWWSGADIDWRNRIGQTLPRADGLDPVALDHARRATDRVALWHALQQSGLAPRDTHPPPADDPPVNAALAYVAATRSPLVTCPLEDLLALSDQPNLPGSIDEHPNWRRRMPLPVESLFTDPAVAARVEAVIRAREAVARAQADPSAGANDANPTASGAPHAPEKKPTP; encoded by the coding sequence ATGAGCACGGCGCGCCGCAGCGAAACGCTCGCGACCCTCGCCGCCCGTGCGGGCTTCGAGGTCGAATGGACCGACGCGCACGGCGCCGTGCAGCGCGTGCCGGACAGCACGCTCGCCGCGCTGCTGGAATGCGCGGGCCTGCCTTGCGCCAATGCCGCGCAAATCCGCCAGAGCAGTTCCGCGCTCAACGCCGAGCAGTCGGCGCGACGCCTGCCGCCGCTCATCACAGCCGAATACGACAGCGCCATCGAGCTGCCGCCTTCCGCCGTGCGCGCGGGCAGCCACTATCGCATCGACCTCGAAAGCGGCGAGCATATCGAAGGCCGCTTCACCTCGCCACGCGGCGAGAGCGCGCTGCTCGCGCCGCTTGCGGAGCCGGGCTACCACACGCTCACGGTCAACGATCATCGCTTGACGATCGCGGTCGCGCCGCAGCATTGCCATACGGTTGCCGACGCCTGGCGCGCACGTCATGGCGACAGCGGCGCGGTGCCGCCGTTGTGGGGACTCGCCGCGCAATTGTATGGACTCCGACGTAAAGGCGACGGCGGCATCGGCGACTACACCGCGCTCGCCGCGCTCGCGGCCGAGAGCGCGCGGCGCGGCGCGCAAGCGCTCGCGGTGAGCCCGACCCATGCGATGTTCAGCGCCGAGCCCGGCCACTTCAGCCCTTATTCGCCGTCATCGCGCCTGTGGGTCAATGTCGCGCATATCGACCCCGCCGCGGTATTCGGCGCCGCGGCCGCGCACGACGCGAGCGTGGCCGCGAATGCGGGCGACGCCTGGCGCGAACTCGAAGCCGCGCCGCTCGTGGACTGGCAGCGTGCGTTGCCGCTCAAGCTCAAGGTGCTGCGCGCGCTGTTCGAGCGCTTCGACACGGATGAGCGTGCAAGCGGCTCGCCGCGTGCCGCTGCCTTCGCCGCATTCTGTGCACAAGGCGGCGAAGCACTCGAAGATCACGCGCGTTTCGAGGCGCTGCAAGAGGCCATGCTGCACGGCCCTGGCGGCGAGCGCCACTGGCGCGACTGGCCCGAACCGCTGCGCGACCCGCGCAGCGCCGACGTGGCGACGTTTGTGCAGGAGCATCGGCGCGAAGTCGACTTTCACTGCTTCCTGCAATGGCTCGCTGCGGAAGGGCTTTCGAGCGCGCAACGCAGCGCGAGAGAGGCCGGCATGGCGATCGGCCTCGTCGCCGATCTCGCCGTGGGCTGCGACGGCGCCGGCTCGCACGCGTGGTCGCTGCCGCAGGACATGCTGCAACGCGTCTCCGTAGGCGCGCCGCCCGACATCTTCAACCAGGCCGGACAAAGCTGGGGCCTCACCACGTTCTCACCGCGCGCGATGCACACCAACGGCTTTCGCGCGTTCATCGACATGCTGCGCGCCGCGTTCGCCCATGCGGGCGGCGTGCGCATCGACCATATTCTCGGCCTGCGACGGCTCTGGCTCGTGCCCGAAGGTGAAAGTGCGCGCCACGGCGCATATCTGCGCTATCCGTTCGACGACCTCGTGCGGCTCATCGCGCTCGAATCGTGGCGTCATCGCGCGATCGTGATCGGCGAAGACCTCGGGACCGTGCCGCCGGGGCTGCGCGAGCGGCTCGCCGCGCACGGGCTGTATGGCATTCGCGTGTTGTGGTTCGAGCGCGACGGCAACGGCTTTCTCGCGCCCGGGCGCTGGGACCCGCACGGCGTCGCGACGACCACCACGCACGATCTGCCGACGGTCGCGGGATGGTGGAGCGGCGCGGATATCGACTGGCGCAACCGCATCGGCCAGACGCTCCCGCGCGCCGATGGGCTCGACCCCGTCGCGCTCGATCACGCACGGCGCGCGACAGATCGCGTCGCGCTCTGGCATGCGTTGCAGCAAAGCGGACTCGCGCCGCGCGACACCCATCCGCCGCCAGCCGACGATCCGCCCGTGAATGCTGCGCTCGCCTATGTCGCCGCAACGAGGAGCCCGCTCGTCACGTGCCCGCTCGAAGACCTGCTCGCGTTGTCCGATCAGCCGAATCTGCCCGGCTCGATCGACGAGCATCCGAACTGGCGCCGCCGCATGCCGCTACCCGTCGAGTCGCTGTTCACCGATCCGGCCGTCGCCGCGCGCGTTGAAGCCGTCATACGCGCACGCGAGGCCGTCGCGCGCGCGCAGGCTGACCCGAGCGCAGGCGCGAATGACGCCAACCCAACCGCCAGCGGCGCGCCACACGCGCCCGAAAAGAAGCCGACGCCATGA
- a CDS encoding hemolysin family protein → MIQLLALIGAFLLVVLNGFFVAAEFGLVKLRATRVQSLAQQHGLRGRLLGKVHGQLDAYLSACQLGITLASLGLGWIGEPAFAQLLSPVFELLGVQSAQLVHAISLVFAFTVISFLHIVVGELAPKSLAIRQAEKISLWTAMPLYGFYWTMYPAIWLLNSSANAVLRLAGLASEHGHDTHYSTDELKLILRSRRAAAQAEAHDAMQEPRGAVPLLPAPAASAYNADEWNTLAHSLDFSRLTISDLMRPTHEMVGLRRDLSLRENMQIVARHRFSRYPLFEDATGERVAGLIHLKDLLLAREAGNALSDLGKFVRPVQYVRPDTPALALFRRFRKGAPHFALVGHKGARPLGFLTLDNLLGALVGQIHDEFHQADTDWTRMDDGTLMGRGSLPVVSLEQALGIDIDEGRAESVGGLVIHALNDLPTEGQRVEFDRFDIVVKKMKGPRIVLVRVYPKDLDDEGG, encoded by the coding sequence TTGATCCAGCTTCTCGCCCTCATCGGGGCGTTCCTGCTCGTCGTCCTCAACGGTTTCTTCGTCGCGGCCGAATTCGGCCTCGTCAAGCTGCGCGCCACGCGCGTGCAGAGCCTCGCGCAGCAGCACGGCTTGCGCGGCCGGCTGCTCGGCAAGGTTCATGGCCAGCTCGATGCCTATCTTTCCGCGTGCCAGCTCGGCATCACGCTCGCTTCGCTCGGCCTTGGCTGGATCGGCGAGCCGGCATTCGCGCAATTGCTGTCGCCGGTGTTCGAACTGCTAGGCGTGCAATCGGCGCAACTCGTACACGCCATTTCGCTGGTGTTCGCGTTCACGGTGATCTCGTTCCTGCACATCGTGGTGGGTGAGCTTGCGCCAAAGTCGTTGGCTATCCGCCAGGCCGAAAAAATTTCGCTTTGGACGGCCATGCCGCTCTACGGCTTCTACTGGACCATGTATCCCGCCATCTGGCTGCTCAATTCGAGCGCGAACGCCGTGCTGCGTCTCGCGGGCCTGGCGTCTGAGCACGGCCACGACACGCACTATTCGACCGACGAACTCAAGCTGATCCTGCGCAGCCGCCGCGCCGCCGCCCAGGCCGAGGCCCATGACGCGATGCAGGAGCCGCGGGGCGCGGTGCCGCTGCTCCCCGCGCCAGCCGCGAGCGCCTATAACGCCGACGAATGGAACACGCTGGCCCATTCGCTCGACTTTTCGCGCCTCACCATTTCCGACCTCATGCGGCCCACGCACGAAATGGTGGGCTTGCGCCGCGACCTGTCGCTGCGCGAGAACATGCAGATCGTGGCGCGCCATCGCTTCAGCCGCTACCCGCTGTTCGAAGACGCGACGGGCGAGCGCGTGGCGGGCCTCATCCACCTGAAGGATCTGCTGCTCGCGCGCGAGGCGGGCAACGCACTCAGCGATCTCGGCAAGTTCGTGCGCCCCGTGCAGTACGTGCGGCCCGACACGCCTGCGCTCGCACTGTTTCGCCGCTTTCGCAAAGGTGCGCCGCATTTCGCGCTGGTGGGGCACAAGGGCGCGCGCCCGCTAGGCTTTCTCACGCTCGACAATCTGCTCGGCGCGCTCGTGGGCCAGATTCACGACGAGTTTCACCAGGCCGACACCGACTGGACCCGCATGGACGACGGCACGCTGATGGGCCGTGGCAGCCTGCCCGTGGTGTCGCTGGAGCAGGCGCTCGGCATCGACATCGACGAAGGGCGCGCGGAATCGGTGGGCGGTCTTGTGATTCATGCGCTCAACGATCTGCCCACCGAAGGGCAGCGCGTCGAGTTCGACCGCTTCGACATCGTCGTGAAGAAAATGAAGGGGCCGCGCATCGTGCTCGTGCGCGTGTATCCGAAAGATCTCGACGACGAGGGCGGCTGA
- a CDS encoding DUF2345 domain-containing protein: MDLISDKNMRISSANGRVNVSAKEELLLKYEGSYIRISSTGLEDGARGHRTISSATFCRQVPSSLAETVNNWKHAPFDEEFP; the protein is encoded by the coding sequence TTGGACCTGATCTCCGACAAAAACATGCGAATCAGCAGTGCGAACGGTCGGGTCAACGTATCGGCGAAAGAAGAACTTCTGCTTAAATATGAAGGTTCGTACATCCGGATCTCGTCAACGGGTCTCGAAGACGGCGCGCGTGGCCACCGCACAATCAGCTCGGCAACTTTCTGCCGGCAGGTGCCAAGCTCGCTCGCGGAGACCGTCAACAACTGGAAGCATGCACCGTTCGACGAAGAATTTCCTTGA